gggggcaacTGTTTTTTCCCTGTTGACATCGGCACACTCGGTACCCATGTTAATATGTGCCcaaaaatagttctcaaaattTTTACTCAATACGTTTATAGTCAaactcatttcattgtaatacgtcaatatcagtccaaactataaaacattttaaaagtgcataaacatgaatcagtcaccaaacattttctaatgatgtaacaattatttcgCATGTCACAGACTTCACAGATCATGGTTCAAGATCCCGAGTGTTTACAAATAATCGCCAAACTTTTAATACATCTTATTCATGTTGATATTAAAGAATTAAGCTTGGATTTCCAGATTTCCACCTGCAACAGAGAATTCATTTCCGTTgaaagtgagattttgtcattcaccacagaaatggaattatCAATCGTTGGATGCTGCACAATCAGTTTTCATCATTTCCGGGTTGGGTAAGTGCAAATGTAGATTTTCTTGCCGATTTTCTTGTCAGTATCATTAGTATGCAAAGTGAAAAGTGAAGTGCAAAATTTCCAGGGCGAGTGACTGCTGAGGTTGATTGTTGGCGAACTATGGTTAAGATACTTAAGCATTTTTGTGCGTTTTCTCGGACATTTTAGAACAGAAAATAAGTcagttttcgcggtcacataaCCAACTGACTGCATATACACATCATGTGGTCTACTATTCTAACGATCTgaaatttacacggcaccttgttattggactgATATGTATTCAAGTGACATGATAAATAACCATATGGATTCTGTTTCTTGGCCATTTTTTAACtccaaacaaaaatacaaaaattaattaaatgcgTTGGGTTAAAAAAAAGTGTGTGATATAAGAAGTAGTAAATAGACGAAAACTGGTCGACTAAATGCTAAATTCTATCAATTCTGAAACTGACCGCTAGTACATCGATCGGATTGATGCTTTTTAGTGTTACTTTTTTGTACACTTGATTAATATTTGGTACTCTATACAAGTTGTGTTGAGGTTCACTATTTACCGACATTAATCGCAAGCTTGGCCTAGTTTCGTTGAAAACATTTGTGTGTTCTTACCATACTTCGCTGGTGCCTAGACCATCAAGGAGAAAACTAAGAGTTTTTAATACTTATCTACCGGTGCCTGCACTCTGATTAAGTGGATACTTTAACGCAGGCGTATTACGACATCAGTTAGCAAAGGTATTAAGCCACTTAACATGCTAGAAATTGTATGTGGTTTTGGTTATGGTACCTGATAATATAGCCACATAGCcaaagttaaaacaaatcaCTTACTGTTGCAGGTATTATGTGCACTTTTAATTTTAGTAAAAGTCAGCTGAAAAATGTTGGAAATGTTCTTTTTCTGTTTGTAAAAATGCATGCGTTTTGTGGTTGAATCAATCTTACTTTTCCATTAacagtattttacaaaataattaaagtaagtgtgaagattaaacatattcataCGGCACTGATttcccgatttctcaaataagccctcataatctTGATATTCGTTAAAATAACAAGTCATACTTACCTTTTATCATAATTTCCGCTCTTTTTCTCTACCTCGGCTCTTTTGTCTACACAGCTTCTAAAAGAGTAAGAGTCCCCGTTTGGCACTCGTGTTTAGAACGGCTGAGGTATCTTAAGTTATGGAAGGATTAAACCTACGATTTCCATGTTTATGAAGagatgtttaaattattgcacaattgaaaacaaacatcgTAGTCGAGAAAGTTTAAACTTTTCAGGTCTTTCCAGTAGCAAGATTAGGCAACCATATCAGACATTTGGTGTGGGGAGGCATTTGTTACTCAGGTTTGGGCATTTCGGCATTGGTAAATGGAGGTATGATCAATGTTAACGCTACGAACAGTATATCGGCAACCTATAGCCGAACATTAAAACTTTAGAACATATGATTTTTTGGTATCTTACAATAATATAAGGAACCCTGTAGTAAGTCAGGAGAGTCAAACACCAAGAAAGTAAATTGACTTTAATAATGTGCAATTCGGGTGGAGAACAAAATCGGGctcagttttatttattgtatttttttatttattattctatttcatataatttcTAACCTATGTCATGTCATgcgtttgttatttattattcatttgttgttgAGCAGATGATGTTCTTTGTACAAGTCTCAATAAAGTATCTGTTCTGTCCTGTTTAGTTTGTTCCAGCTGATTGTGGCTCGTCAAAACAACCTCCGTATAGCGAGAACCAAGCTATAGCCCATTCTTTTAAAAAAGCTagtcatttgatatttgttttaaattgtgatTAGCAATACAAAATTAAGTatatactgggtgagtaccttaATCGGAACAGTACCATAATATGGATACATCCATTATAAAAGCGtttacgattttaatcaatatagaCGTTTGCCCTAAATAAACGTTCCAATGAATACAATTCTCCGGTGAGTATATCAAATGCTGCTATCATTCAAAGcctttcatgttcaaatgttcatgcttgccacaatcacaTCATACTGGTACAgtctgtatatttttttacttaaatcgtcaaattttactgacaaaaatgacaaaataacaagctggaaataaaatgaattattaatttactaaaacaaaagatgtagcaataattttaaaaggatacataaaaaaatcaacaaattaaaacggttccatatttaggtactcccgaggacaaaaatggcagtccttgactgtgcggttaataaagtatttttcatgccgattggtagtatcttgataaataccatttatatcaaccaattggtcttgaatcctagtatgctgatggaagattttgtagttgtggtgcaagtctaactaaaaatatttcaaaaatagtgccgTGTTCCGATTTATTTGCTCACCCAATAAAGCAATGCTTTGTTGTCTGATTTTGCCTATTTGGCCTAACtctgttttaaaacattcacaAGAACCCGAAGACCAAGCGACATTTATTCCGACTATTAATTCGCCAAACGTGTAAATGTTTACAAGTCTGATTAATACTGATAATGTATAATTGactattatttatgttttatatgtcgGGAAAAACCTACTCGAACTTAATAAAAGTCAATACGATacgttattgtttatttaatattgttttccaattattATGACGTAATCGCACATCGTAATCGTAAATACTGCAGGTGTTCTTACCATGTGCTAGACACTTAAATACTGGAACAAAGACATTTTCAAGATTCATGATTTTTGCCAAACGTTTACCACGAAATTACTATAAATATTGAGAGTAATATAACTTTTCcgtgtttatttttggtcttcttGATGATTCAGTCGGCAGCCGGGCGCAGCGGTATGAATGGTAGACCAAAAAGAACGATGTAAACAAGGAGAGAAcctttatttaaatgaacaaagaTAAATGCCTATACAACAAATATATCTTAATCTCTCATGCTGAATaacttcaatatcattttactCTTTACAAACTCTGGGCACAGGCTTTGccaaatacataattttactacattttatcataaccatacattttatgcaaaatactCATGTTATTAGTAAATTGAAAAAGAGAACATGTAATTCAAGTAACTTCAAGGCACttcacaaaaaacaacacaaggagccgatttttcagaactttgttaaagttaacaacgtgatttacgacatcattgttaacttttaaacatgaacttGTTAATGATGGGCTCTCATATTTGGATATTAACAAGCACATCTGCAATgcagcagatcacaagtgtattcATTCAACTTCGAGAGCAGTAACgctttgaaaattaacaaataccaagttaacaacgttgttaactgtAACAAAGTTCTGGACAATCGGCCGAAtaattaatgtatataattttcttacGCCTCGCCTGcagataaaaatacaacaatatacaGGTATAAAGAGatatatgaatttatataaataaatacaaaagaatACATATGGAGTATAATGTTCGTCGTTTGATTGTAAAGATTTTCGTTCAAACCAAAGCCCACGAGATTGATAGTCGAGTGCAAATTATATTTACGCAAGAAGCGAGGAAAATCCACACATCAACAGAATAGCGTAAGAATTGCTTTATGTCAGACCCTAaaagcacttttttaaataaaatgtaaaataattgtctttacaaaagcattaaaaatattcaacaacTGTCCTATTTCTTTTGCGTAGTATTGCGGAAGTTGatttgcgcatgcgcactaGCCAACTGTGTTATACATATTCAGAAAACAGTGTTGTAATACGGATATTTTTTCCGGtttccatattttatgtttatttcatgcaaCAATTTAGACGGAAATTtacatgtatgaaaaaaatgtttaaagtaatcGATGGGAgtcaaacaacaaaacaatgtcaaatatggactatattttcacatattttatagaaaaaaatatcagcttcaaagtttatttacaAACTCGTGATTTTTTGACTATCAATAATCCAAGACCACTGGCATCGGATTTtcaaattcattcatttttttttaaatccaaaaaatatcttattattCCCAACTAAacattataataacaaaaatgtgaagaaaatattatttttataaatatgcattttgtacaGTATTTAATTCTTAGTTTCGAATTATAagggtttttttattttaaagaaaaagattGAGTTTGAAATTCAGGTGCCAGTGTCCAAGAACACCTACATATTTCTCAGAAGTGATACACATAACACTACCAACCATgattttttactcattttgcaCATCGTCGCGATTTTTCCACTGCGGACGTTATCTTTTTAACCTTATTTTCAATATACGCCGCGATTGAAGCATAACGCCCACCGcgttcatttctataatttcCCCGCGTTCCACCGCGTCGAGTCACCGCGAAACACGGCGTTGCGTAGTGTTAATTAATGAAGATAATTAAGATAACTGTCAATTTTCTGAAGTTTGTATTCTTTGTTCCCGtcctataaatataattatagtcAAGTTTATTCAACTCATACCAACTTGACCCGTAGTTTACAAATCTTGGTTCGTACTCAAAACGTAGTTTGATCCCTGAAAAGTATGCTTTGCAACTGTGAAACTATTTAGACGCTATTGTCACCTTGTGTGATTGTGAATATActatattgaataaaactgcGCACGTTTTTCAATGCGTTGTGTTCTGGTTGTGTTTTTAGTATTAATATAAGAGCGGTGAGATTGTTTACCCTCGCAATCGAATGAATTCCATTTTGCGAGCACGGTTTAATTCACATGTTCTATCTTCTAATTGTACCACCTTTACCCATAAAAATACCTGCATATCGCGGTAAGCCACCGCGTGCATGTTTTTGAAAGTCGTTCGCGGAAGCAGCAGATGAACGCGGTGATAACGCGTACCATCGGGTTGGCGACCGCGAAATATATCGCCGCGATTTTCAGCGATGGCGCAATCTCTTCCACGGCTGCAAAAACGCGTGGTTGGTAGTGTAGTATATTTTCGTATGATggaataaaaatgtgaaaatgaaaaacgTGGGTTAATATAGAAAAGTGATATACAACTGTTGAGGAATGTCTAGGAATGTCATCACAACGTACACCTGCTTCGAATGTTtcgtttttaaatatattcattcagacgaatgaaaatatttggaaTGCTCATAAATcgagtaaaaaacaacaacaatcaacACTACATCCCGTTGTTCGCCTCATCGTCCGTCAAATGTGGCGATGTTTCGCCCTTGTCGACCGCCGGTTTGTCCTTCTCCATAAGGATCTGGAACTGTTTCGTAAGAAACTCTTCATACGTTATCTTGCCATCTTTGTCTGCACCCATCTGTTCGATTGTTTTAAGCGTGCTGTCGTCGACTTCTATGTCAAGTTGCTGCCaagaaataacataaaaataacatagatgaataataatgaatatcatgtgtttcctgtccggatagaaaaatccgacccgacaCGTGCGTAAGCCGACTACGAGGCTTGCTAGGCAGCGTACCCGAGGGATGGATTTTTTTATTCGGACCGGTAACACATGATTGTTATTCGTTCTTGCATACCTATATTAGTATTTGTGGAAAATGTAGAAAACTCTTTTTTAGcaaatttaaccaaaaaaacGCAGGAATATTCACTAAAGTGTACCAAacaaatcggtccttaacatccagttcgagccaacgatgaaatcgagccaagcgagtgtGAGCcgacgaggttcgactgtagtttatcaattataaaaacTGTTCAGAGGCCTAAGGCAATAACcaaggaaaacaacaacagcaacaacaacctTTAATGCATTAGCAATATTCATCGCAGCAAATGAGTATAGATGTAGAGTATCGTTTATTATTATcggtatattatattttatgttattcacttataatattgaaaatctAGGCGGAGACAatgtaattacatttaaatgacattacatgtataacgattcaaattaataaattactaaaataaatgttgaagattcagaaaagaaggaaatgtcataaagtgaaataaataaaaaaaataaaaaaaaaataaaaaatatataaataaataaataaatgaatgaatgaatgaatgaatgaatgaatgaatgaatgaatgaataaataaataaataaataatggtttaaaattgaagttaataCAATAGGATTAATAAAAACTATATGGGTAAATGTACACATACCACATACAACTGACCACAAGCAAACCACACAGGCATCAAATTAGTTTACCGACAATCGATGGGAGTACTACGGTGTCACAGAGGTGACATgtgcatgttttcatttatctcgtgcgcacgagatactaagtcatGTGCATGAGATActatgtcgtgcgcacgagataatAAAGTATTGCGCACGAACTACGTTGTGCATTCGAGATTCTATGTCGCGCGCACGAGATAattaagtcgtgcgcacgagatactatgtCGCGCGCACGAGATACTATGCCATGCACACGAGTTACTAAGTTCTGCGCACGACATAATTAGCAAATCAGAATACACCTTACAAACATGACTGTTAAAGTGTATTCTGATTGGCTAATTatgtcgtgcgcacgacttTATTATCTCGTGCGAACGACATACGGacatagtatctcgtgcgcacggcTTAGTATGTCGTGCTCAAGACTTAGTATTTCGTGCACACgagatatataaaaaaacacacgcATGTCACAATTATGGCACCGTAgagtaccgccttggaacgggtTCACTTGACACGAGTCCACCGTAGAGTCAAAGcgttttttactttaattaagAACGGTGTTGCTGCGAAGGAGATGGTAGAAAATCAATGATAAGgccaaaaaatggtttggtttgggttacgtccctttcataaacatgtagggtaggtaggttaaagtaatcttctgtataaatcTTTAAAGGTCTCATATTAAAACGAACACTTATTTATCAACTGACTATataaacgttagggtcggcgcctatttagtaggtagggtcgggtaacgcGAACTAAATGTATGTTTAGGCCTAAATTGTTAAGGTATCGATTTTTTAGGTAAGGATTTCAGAAAGGAGTGAATGTGTCATTCTGGCGGAGAAATGGAGCTTAGAATTAACATTTTCTCTGTTAAATTGCAATTCCCAACCGCATAAGAGTAACAATGAATGTCAATCCATGACACAAATTGTTTACAGTTCATATGACACTAAAGCAGGAGCTCATTCCAAGCAAACTACTGTCGATGCGTCATGTGACaaacacataacaatacaatttaaaatacacATGCCAAACGACAATAACATTACCTCTATGCAGAtctaaaaagaacaaaaatattctATGACAATGAGCTgtggatatttaaaaaaataagaaaggcTATTTACAATAAGATATTTCTAAggaatgcatttatttaaaaaataaacctgattcaaagctgcactctcacagatttatcattttgacaacttttttattttattttttggaatgagccaatttttgcgcttatatctgcaaacaagtgatttaagactgctgacaaaagatcagatcgcttattttcatatttccattcgaaaattaatgttttatggctaaaagcgttactaacggtttaagaaaaaatggattaaacatcaatttttgaacttagaaataaaaatctgcgatcagatttttgtcagcagccttatatcactggtgaccatgcattttcgcataaattggcaccttgaaagacaaaaaaataacaaagttgtcaaaatgataaatctgtgagagtgcagctttaagctggAATGCTTacacaagacaaaaaaaactaagttgaaaaataaaaggGAGTTTAtggatatattttcaaacaaagatgcGAGGGTCcataatctaaaaaaaatgaccaaaaatgaCCAACAATTAAGCCTTTCTTGTTCCGCGCCGCTGCACTAAATTCTgatgttaatattattttggatgAGAGTGATACTCTCGCTTCTGATCAGATTTCTGTCTATAATATATTGAACGATTTTTAATATAGGTATTAAATGCTGTTGAAATATCGAAATATTGCAGCTATCAATGATTCAAAACTGTGTACGTTtagttttagcaaaattaatcAGAAGCATGTACATCAAACATTAACTTCTATGGAACCAAAAAAGGACACTTGGGAAGATTATCTATCACCAAGGGTGTTAAGGCTTGTGCTGAATCACTAACAAAACTTTCAGTATCAAAATTGTCAACACATGTTTTGATAATGTTCCACACTGTAGGATAATATTACAGTTGATAACAGACAATAGTTGATCGTGTGATCAAATGACTTAGTAGTGATCCCCACCTATAAGCATCGTTCACGTTTGGCAAATTGTtcatatgtatttattgaaaGTTCATGTGTTAAATCTGTATTATGTGACATGTTAAACTcacgttatataaatgtatttatattttatgactaTGTACCTTGTGGGTATAATGTTTAGATAATGGAAATAATGAGCATTCTTATGTCTTGTCGTTGCACAGATGCGTCATGGGCTCGATATgaccaggggccgtattcaataaacatcttagtaataattttcaactaagtgaaaaattgccatttttctaatttgaattttaagaaaatgaccaatgtttgtacaccaagaatatgaaaataagcaagaaaatggtctgaacaatatatgcatatgaataggTCTGATAAAAAGTAGCGGGTATctaaaataatcgttgtcaaaaattacgaaattctcactaagttgaaaatatttactaagatgcttattgaatacggccccaggcCTTTACGGAATAACTAAGGATGGCTCTAGTAATTTTATAAAGGCCAAGTCACGTTTTATATTGGAAATTCCCCAAAATATACCTTAAGACAATTTTATCTTGAATAAACTTCTATACTCACCGATTCAAGTCCATTGATTATTTCCTGTTTGCTGGCCCGCCCGTCAGCGTTCTTGTCAAACAAACGAAAGAGTTGCCGGTACTTCATGGTCCTGGATACCACAAtaaacattaaagatgcactcttactcccagaaaagatttaccacaataaataatattgttttaatattccaaaaaggaggaatacatgtcgaaaacaatggttatgaaggatacccagttttatttgaaaaaaaatgtgcctaaaacacggtatttctaccttatgagactacagtagaccacagtaaatctttaagcgttcaccaatcatttaatatttttgcgctttctgttgttaaatacacggttacaatcttgttttcagaaattaatacttttcataaatgcattatttagtaagtagttaaagttgtatcagtcaaaatggatgtttgttttacatgtgtgtgtactgattttgaataagagtgtcactttaaatggtTGACgattatttacattgaaatgtcTATTGTAATCTGGCTCCAAAATGAAATGCAAAGTACAGCGAGCAAAGCTGCATGTATAATTACGtatacattaaagggactagacaccagatgatacaattacaagaaaaaaagaaaattgtaaaagaattatattaaattgacaTCGATGTGCACAGTGCAATGATTCTTACTTACTAATGTATCACATCCCtaacgacacatgcatctttcgcattTGTTGCTCATTTTctaattcgaaatttactagggctgtctaccacgtaaattcCAGTAAGTTTAAAACTAGCGTTggtatttatctgtactcataaacagaaaTGATTTAAACTGAGAAACCATTATGCTCTTTTTTAAACGGGGGTAAAAGGATAGGCaacaacatgattgttgcgtttattatttcatataaagttaTGTAAcatcggcctcctactagctcgcattgGCAATTCAAGACCATCTGGTGGCTACACCTTTAATCATGCAACAGTATTAGTTCCGATTGTCTTACCTTTTCTGTAAGTACTTGTCATCTTTGAAATTCTCGATATAATCCTCCAAAAGAACAATATCGGCTTTTCGGTAGTCCCATTCCTGAAGCAGAGA
This genomic stretch from Mya arenaria isolate MELC-2E11 chromosome 10, ASM2691426v1 harbors:
- the LOC128205309 gene encoding uncharacterized protein LOC128205309; the protein is MGQKPSKKPEKISEQLMENYLRAEFKAMDRDEDNRLSRQEAIDLLTMIGCNKAKRKMQEWDYRKADIVLLEDYIENFKDDKYLQKRTMKYRQLFRLFDKNADGRASKQEIINGLESICIEQLDIEVDDSTLKTIEQMGADKDGKITYEEFLTKQFQILMEKDKPAVDKGETSPHLTDDEANNGM